The DNA window GCTTGCTGCTTCCTATGTGAACTTTTACATTGCAAATGGAGGTATCATTGTACCACAATTTGGAGATAAGAAGTGGGACGATGAAGCTGTTCGAGTCCTATCAAAGGCCTTCCCAGATCACAAAGTAAGTAAAACTGCTTGTTAAAATGCTATTTTTGTTGAAGAATGTTTCACCAAATGGTAACCTTTCAGAGTTAAGTATTATTTGCAATAATTACTTCAGCTTTCTCGAATCAAGGTGTTATCCTAAACATCTGGAAGAATACCAAATTTGAATGCCCAAGAGTCTATTTggtttatgtatttattttcaatgtttttggttttaaaaatatttttggaaaaaaaaaatgaagacagtacaagaaagaacaaaatttgtgttttattctctctctctctctctctttgggGCTCTTGATGTATTTTTTTGGTTACTGACATTCTTAATTGTGGCTAATATCTAGGTTGTTGGAATCGAAGGTTCAAGGGAGATTGTTTTAGCTGGTGGAAATATACACTGCATTACTCAGCAACAACCAGCCTTTTGAGCAAAGTACTGTCAACATTTGTTCACGAGTGTTGTATTTGCATTGAAATTTGTAGTCTCTGGATCATTGATTAAACTGCTTGGTTCATTCCATTAATCTTCAAATGATTGATCCACATAGAGGCACAAAAGTGTGTTCAAGTGCATTGAAATAAAATGTAAACTGGCATTTTTCAAGTTGGAAAAtctaaatgaatgaataaattaGAGATTTCTAGTTTTTACTTTGTAAAAGTACTTGAATGCTTCCAACTATGATCTACCATGTATCTATGaaatttttcttcatttttcaagtCGAGTCTTCCCTCAGGTGTTGTTATAATTGAATTTCATGTAAGTTTGGTATGCTTTGTTGAAGCAAAATCTTTAAAGGATTATACAATATGATCCTTAAAGTAGAATCAAATTTCTTCTTAAATCTCTTAATCTTTATTGCAGTTTAGGGTAGTTCTATTTAGGCACAAAGGCATCTTAGCTAAATCACCTGATAAATTTATTAACTGTGAATGAGGTCTTACGTTTACAATAGATATAGAAGAGAAGTTGCTATATGGTTTTGGATTGATTATCACCTACAATGGAAATAGAATTGTGTTCTAATTTCTAATCGGCTATTACATTATGTTAGTTTAACTCCTAAAATACAAAATGGAATTACTAATTGGAGaaatcaattttcttttcataaagTACCTTATTCATAcaatgatatttattttttttgggtaaACTATTCATAGTATATAGAAagtaagataattaattcttttgaAAACTTTGGCTTGGTCTGGCTAAGTTTCAAACTTTTGGTAAGGTTTCAATTAAAGTTTGAATTCTGACCTTGACTAAATCATTAAATTGGGCCAAATAAAAGTTAGGCCAAGATCCTTAAATatatttcagaaaaaaaataataaagagcaGCACAGAAATTTCAATAATGGTTGACTTGGGGACTGGGGTGGAGTGTAAcggaaaaaatgaaaatccaTCCAAAGAAGGAAGGGGCgcccaaaaataaaaagaaaacaaacaggTGTTTGGTTCAGATTCCAGAATCGCGCGATCCAAGAATTGGAGCTCACTCagctcaaaataaaaattaaataaataataataattgaaagaaGCCTGAGACTCACACAAAACACACGcatataaaattacaaatctcTCGTTACTAAAAAATTTGACGTGGAATCAGGTCTTCGAAATTCGACTTCTGGTTTTGGACACCTGATTTCAGTTGGTTACATTACGTTACGCTCTAATAGGGAGAGAGATAGAGTGGTGttataataataagaagaagaatgggGTGTTCATTTTCTGGTTTGAACGCACTTTACGATTCCGTTAACGGAGGCGGAGATGTTTGGATCAACGAGAACCGGTTCCGTATCGTCAGGCAGCTCGGTGAAGGTGGAAACGCCTATGTCTTCCTCGTCAAGGACGTTCCCGCCGACAACGTCTCCGGCGGTTTCTCCTCCAAGCTCAAACAGTCCTCTCACATTTCCGGTTcgctctttttttcttttctccttcaCTTGTCATTGCTTTGAATTGTGCTGTATCGTTGCTGTTACTTTTCTGAAATCGCATTGTCCAATAGTATCGATGATGGATCAGATCTGCGTGATCTGTGTGAGTTCCGTCATATTGCGTTATGATGTGCGATTCCTTTTGGATCTTCGAAGTCGTTTTGTTCTCCGATTTTTGTCGGTGCCGTTCGATCTGGTGAAGTTCATTGCTAATTCGAGCTTCCTGTTTCTTGTATCTGTAAAATGCTGCCGGAAGAGAGTTGTGTGTGTGCGCTATTGTTCATTTCTGTAATTTTGAAAGTACTTGTGGTAAAATGATACTGTTTCTCTGCTTGGTGATTGATACGGATTGTTTTGTATATTTCCTTGCTCATTCAAGGGTTGGAAATTGGGGTTTCTATTGCATTTTGTCAACTGAGTTTGAATCTGATAATCAGGGATGAAGAAAGTGCTCTTTCATTGTTGTAATACTTGTCTTTTTAGAAGATTCTGAATAGGTGGCACACATAATTTGATTCAGCGGAGTGAAATTGATACATTGCTGATGTGTTTTTATGTAGAGGACGGAACATATGCTATGAAAAAGGTCCTCATCAAGAGCAAAGAGCAGCTGGAGTTGGTCAGGGAGGAGATCCGTGTTTCCTCACTGTTCAACCACCCAAATCTGCTCCCGCTTCTCGATCATGCAATCATTTCTGTCAAGGTAAGTAGTTACAGCAGCAGTCAACACCCGTTCCTCTCCGAatcatatcaaaaacataaattcatcaaaacaagaaaatggtTTGTTTATTCAACCTCCATATTTGTTCTTTAGCTTTGGCTATGTAATTGGATTTATGTCCTGAAGTTGAAAACATGCTATCTGCTGGGTTTGGAATTCAGCAGTTTCCAGATACTATGTATGAAGGCTGTAGAATCCAATGCCTTCTAGGGGATACCTTCTACGGGCACTTGAACTATGCCTTGACAAAAAAAGCATTCAGCAGCCAGTATTTGGTGTTTTATTTTAACCGGTTTAAACTGAAAGTAATTCACCTTTCCTATGTGCACTTTGAATGGAAAAAGGACGGGTATCTGATTTTTCTTGTGGATGCTCAACAAAAATTCTTTTGAGATATGTGATTGCGAAGGGATTAGAATGAGACTCTCAAAGCTTGTCAATGTAATGGGATAGAGATATGTACCAAGTGAGATCCTGCATATCATGGCAAAGTTGATTCTAGTCTATTATTCAACCTTTTAAAATTGGATTATTTCGATAAGAATTGCTTCTTGCTTATGGTATTATGTCTTTGAAAACATAATATCACTACTAATGGTGCTATTTTACAAGGACCTCTATCTATTGCTGCTACAAGATCTGGTTTTCCAAACTTGGTTGGAATTATGTATAAATTGTGTGGTATGAAGTGGCATTGCTAGTGTAGTTTCTTAATtgttctaagttatttttctaAGTTGATAAGTGATAATTTTACTACATGGGAATGAAAATGATGTGTGAATTGCAACTTAATTGTTCCTTCCCTTGTTACAGTTGTTGTGCTTTTATATTTATGTTGAACATGGCCCTTCTGTTGGCAGCCTACTCCACAAAAATCTTGGAACCACGAGGCATACTTGTTATTTCCACTTCATTTGGATGGAACACTGCTAGATAATACCAAGACAATGCAAGCCAGGAAGGAATCCTTTCCTACCTCGGATGTTCTTCAAATCTTTCGACAGGTAAAAGAACTTTCTTCTGTCATGTAATTGTCTTATTATAACCAGGGATCAGGTATCTCAAGCATCATAGTTGCAATTCAAGATTTTCAGCACAtgatactttttattttttttggataaaaacATATGTTACTTGTTTGACATCTATTGTATCCTTTTCTCATTGTCATGAATTTCGTATATGTATTTACCTAGTAATTCTTTGGAATAGGTTATTTTCTCTGTTAAGAATCAAATTGAAGGATAAATATGGACATCTCTGGCCTATACTGCTTTCATACTACTTTTACGTTTAGAATCTAAGTAGCAacctttcttttttaaaatataaaaaataaaaaataaaaatattagtttgaTTCAATATACACTTCTTTATATTCTAGAGTTCTTTAGTACTCTAAACTGACAAAAGTTTGATTTCTTCTGAAATCCTTTTAGCCCTGACAAATCAACTCAACAGCTTTGTGCAGGACTCAAGCATATGCATGGTTTAGATACTCCATATGCTCATAATGATGTCAAACCTGGTAATGTTCTCATAACACATAGAAAAGGACAATCGCCTCTTGCCATACTCATGGATTTTGGCAGTGCTCGTCCTGCCAGGAAGCACATTGGTTCCAGATCAGAGGCACTCCAGTTGCAGGTGCTTTGTTcagcccccttttttttttctctctaaatttttttataaatgaaatTTATGCATTGTGCTAGCCACATATTagatttattgatttattgatgCTTTTGCCCCATTTATAGTTTGTGAGCTTGTATTTCCTAATATTATAGAAAGTAGGCTTATATGCATCAGCAGGCTAGTGTGAGATcattttgattttgttattCCACATAATAGCTTCTATTTCATTTGTAAATACTCAATTGCTTATCTACATTCTCATTCGGGTTTTACATGTATGGGAGGATTGTGTTTCAATTTCAGTCATCTGACCTTctctttttcctattttttgtcttcctaTGTAGGAATGGGCAGCTGAACACTGTTCTGCCCCTTTCCAAGCTCCGGAGCTGTGGGAATGCCCAAGCCAAGGTGATATAGATGAGAGGACTGACGTTTGGTCACTAGGATGCACATTATATGCAATAATGTGagaattgatttttcttttgtacGTGTTTAAGCTTTATGTTTAATACTTTTTACAATTTTGCTGCCTTAATGGCATTACACCATGCATCTGTTGATGTACTTGAGTTATGCTTATGCAACCCCACGTCTCTATTGACAGTGAATATTAAAGAACAAACTCATGTGCAAGCCATCTGTGCATAGATTATTGATTTGGGCAATGCTcatgatcaaaagatagaaaCACATGAAGTGAAACCTGCTGGCTCTGCACtttagttttgttttgttttgctaTCCAAGGGTTGTTCCTTGACATTAACCATTGATTTGGCACTCCACCGAAGTCAAATGGCAGAGTTGTTTATTGTAATGAGAAAATAAATGCGTTAATTTGTAAGATAATACAGTGTAATAATTATTATCACTTGATTGATTTTTGCAGGTAAGCCCCAGATTGCTGTGCGGCCCCGGATAGATGACATTGTTATTCATGTTGATAAGTTGATTGCAAAGTTCTCTGGTTGAGTTACTTTGGGAGAGATTTAAGAGAACAGTTGAGGCATACACATTGCAGTTGTTAAAATTTCATGTGCCTTCCCTATCTATTGAGATAGATAGAAAAGGAATAGTTCCCTGCCTTAGTTTTTATGTGTAtctttacattttttttgtGGTAGTCTAGGTAGTTGGGCATTGGGCTTAATTATTATTTCAGTAATTTATACATAATTTTGTCTATTGTAATTTATGAAATGGCCAGTCTCCCTGTAATCTTCTTCAGGATTCATGCGCATAAATGGCATATggtttatttacttatttattgatgtgttattttcatttttagctCCATATTTTCGCTCACCTAGTCACTTTCCCAATATCCGGACGAGTCAACGGTCGAGTCTGTGTTTAACAGCTTTATTGTGGCTCTAATAAGGGACTTATACTAGCCTATAGCTATGGAGTATGGACTATGGTGCTTATATTTGAAAGAGATGTCCTCTCGTTCATTtccaatcttttttttattattattgtttgtaTTATTGGAAGGCAAAGACTATCGTGTCGAAACTCAAATTGTTCCTCATGTGTAGAAATGTGCTGATAAGAGCTTATGTTGACATATGGTATTTTATAATCATATTTATTTGGTATAACAGCTTTGCAGGAGATGGCAGGAGGTGCAAATTACCTTTTAGTGGGACCCTCCATCGAGAAACGATAATTAAGTATATTAATCATAAACACTCGTTAATGCCTTATGTAAGAAATGAATTGTATGTTGTTTCATGTATATTTTAATGCTTTTTGGTGGaccatgaattttattttttggtggcTTATGGGTCTTGGACTCTTTTTGTGATTCATCATATATGACAGTGTATttcattttttcaataattcacaggttaaaaaattatttattttcttacaatgtaaaaagtaaagaaattaaagatggtgataatgaaaaaaaaatattttgataaatatcgaaagaaaataattttgataaaattgaaaatgttAATATATTTGACAAATCCTAACGACACATATTTTGGAGAATATTCCaagtttatttccttttttggattgtgttgaatttaatatttttttaggtttcCACGGATCAATTTTACTAGCATAAAAGGCACCATGttagttgaaataaaaactattttatctaaaaaaataaattgtacataataaatatgaaacaattttaaaataagatctGTTTTATTTATGGAAAAATAACACACGGaaatagaattaattttttaagaatttaattttaatatattgactatgtaaaaaaatttacataatcATTTAATTACATCTGTTATTTTaagtgattttttaatgaaCGGTCTGATTCGATTTTAACAACATAAATATATTGTATTTGTTGCTGAAGTAAGCTTAACCACATCATCAACATCGATCTTGTATAGTATATCATCACCATTGACATAATACAGTAACATAGTCTTATTATGGAGTAATATGTTTGTTCTAATTTCTACCTTCTAATAAAAAAGATCACTTTATACgttctaaaattaaagtatgATAGAAAAAACTATTAAAAGAAATGAGTTGTATAGCTTTCATAtggatttatatttattattatttagctTTAAGCACGAATAACTTATCCTCAAAATTGACAAGGGTTTTGGTGAAATCATCTAATAAATCTAAATTCTCCATGTGACTACAACTATAGAGTGGGAAAAGATTGTatctatttcaaattttcatcacTTCTTCCGTGCACGGATTTCTCGCCAAATAAAGTAATAATACGGTAAATACTTAATTATATGAAGAATTCTTCATCTGAAAATATTAATCGaaaatcgttaaataatttattatatttaaataaattacttgatataatatatattttatttcagttaTTAAATTTACATAAAGAAAATATACAAGTAATTGCTCAATAATATTGTATAggataaatttagaaaaaatgggatctaaaattaaaagaaaacattgGGATTCGATGCCTCTTGTATATGCATTAAGGCCAAACATCACATCCCCAACTTGTAAAAGTGAAGAAAAGTACCCACGTTTATTCTTTGCACACATGCATAGATCTAtctttgaaatttgatttattcACAAAACACCCCTTAAAGAATACATAACACAAAGAGAATCTCCCAAATAGCTTCTtgattactactactactaagtATATCTCCATACATAAAATAACCACTATAAAAATGGAAACAACCCCATTACACAATTATTAGcaataaaccaaaattaaagtaatagtaGTATACATGATGAGTTCATCATCGTCAAGTGGAATTAATAATAATGGGTTGTTTGCATGGAAGTTTAACTTGCCGGTGCAATTCCTATTTGGTGGCCTTGCACTCATTTTTGGAGTAATTGGGATGTCCTTGTTCTTCCTTGTTTGTTGTCCATGTCGCAAACGACAATCGTTTTGCGAGTGTCACACAAACGACAACCCTAAAGATGCATCGAGCATGCGAGCTGAGCTTGAGTCTAATGTTCTGGTAATAGTAGCTCAGTAGCTGGTGAAAAACATCCAACTTTTATGGCAAAGCctttgtttttaggtaattaataatcaaatgtgtAGCTTTGAccactttttctatttttatttttttatttttatgttttgtattGTGTTCCATATATGTAATTTTGAGAATGGATGATTTTTATTAATACGATGTACAAGCAGATATATCTcgtaaaattgttaattttttttttgtaagttCTAATTTTAGGTCTATAGATATATGTTATTAAAGGGTTTATCAtttattgatgatgattttaaatggcaaaatta is part of the Arachis duranensis cultivar V14167 chromosome 1, aradu.V14167.gnm2.J7QH, whole genome shotgun sequence genome and encodes:
- the LOC107469081 gene encoding uncharacterized protein LOC107469081, with the protein product MGCSFSGLNALYDSVNGGGDVWINENRFRIVRQLGEGGNAYVFLVKDVPADNVSGGFSSKLKQSSHISEDGTYAMKKVLIKSKEQLELVREEIRVSSLFNHPNLLPLLDHAIISVKPTPQKSWNHEAYLLFPLHLDGTLLDNTKTMQARKESFPTSDVLQIFRQLCAGLKHMHGLDTPYAHNDVKPGNVLITHRKGQSPLAILMDFGSARPARKHIGSRSEALQLQEWAAEHCSAPFQAPELWECPSQGDIDERTDVWSLGCTLYAIM